A region of Halalkaliarchaeum desulfuricum DNA encodes the following proteins:
- a CDS encoding transcription initiation factor IIB — protein MTRPTRQREQREQTWQEEDEAAEEELDLDEVDPEDLVRTADGELIHEETGLIVEEEQIDPGPEWRAFNHSERQEKSRVGAPTTRTMHDKGLTTTIDWKDKDAYGRSISSKKRSQMHRLRKWQERIRTKDAGERNLQFALSEIDRMASALGVPRSVREVASVIYRRALDEDLIRGRSIEGVATAALYAACRKEGIPRSLEEISEVSRVERKEIGRTYRYISQELGLEMKPVDPKKYVPRFCSELELSEEVQGKANEIIETTAEKGLLSGKSPTGYAAAAIYAASLLCNEKKTQREVADVAQVTEVTIRNRYQEQIEAMGIHS, from the coding sequence ATGACACGGCCCACGCGTCAGCGGGAGCAACGGGAGCAGACGTGGCAGGAAGAAGACGAGGCCGCCGAGGAGGAACTCGATCTCGACGAGGTCGATCCGGAAGACCTGGTCAGAACGGCTGACGGGGAACTCATACACGAGGAGACGGGGCTCATCGTCGAGGAAGAGCAGATCGATCCCGGGCCGGAGTGGCGGGCGTTCAACCACTCCGAACGCCAGGAGAAGTCGCGGGTTGGCGCGCCGACGACCCGGACGATGCACGACAAGGGGCTGACAACCACGATCGACTGGAAGGACAAGGACGCCTACGGGCGGTCCATTTCCTCGAAGAAGCGCTCGCAGATGCACCGGCTGCGCAAGTGGCAGGAACGCATCCGCACCAAGGACGCCGGCGAGCGCAACCTCCAGTTTGCCCTCTCGGAGATCGACCGCATGGCATCGGCGCTGGGCGTGCCACGCTCCGTCCGGGAGGTCGCTTCCGTCATCTACCGGCGCGCGCTCGATGAAGACCTCATCCGCGGCCGCTCGATCGAGGGCGTCGCCACCGCCGCCCTCTATGCCGCCTGCAGGAAGGAAGGGATTCCCCGGTCGCTCGAGGAGATTTCGGAGGTCTCGCGGGTCGAGCGCAAGGAAATCGGTCGGACGTACCGGTACATCTCCCAGGAACTCGGCCTGGAGATGAAACCGGTCGATCCGAAGAAGTACGTCCCCCGGTTCTGTTCGGAACTCGAACTCTCCGAGGAGGTACAGGGGAAAGCAAACGAGATCATCGAGACCACCGCCGAGAAGGGACTCCTTTCGGGGAAATCCCCCACGGGCTACGCCGCCGCCGCGATCTACGCTGCCTCGCTTCTGTGCAACGAGAAGAAAACCCAGCGCGAAGTCGCCGACGTCGCCCAGGTCACCGAAGTCACCATCCGCAACCGCTACCAGGAACAGATCGAAGCGATGGGCATCCACAGCTGA
- the rnhA gene encoding ribonuclease HI, with product MPVIEADPAAARERLEAAGVDVSPGNTDHEEWRAERGGAVAVAYADKIVVQGASPTDLTLLLEEGGGRAHVYFDGASRGNPGPAAVGWVLVTSDGIVAEGGERIGEATNNQAEYRALIRALEAARDYGFDEVDVRGDSELIVKQVRGEWDANDPRLRELRVRVRELLSSFDRWSIAHVPREINDRADELANEALDD from the coding sequence ATGCCGGTTATCGAGGCTGATCCGGCCGCCGCCCGCGAGCGTCTCGAGGCGGCCGGCGTCGACGTATCGCCGGGCAACACCGACCACGAGGAGTGGCGCGCCGAGCGGGGGGGCGCCGTCGCGGTCGCGTACGCCGACAAGATCGTCGTCCAGGGCGCCTCGCCGACGGATCTCACCCTCCTGCTCGAGGAGGGAGGTGGCCGGGCACACGTCTACTTCGACGGCGCGAGCCGGGGGAATCCGGGTCCGGCGGCGGTCGGGTGGGTACTGGTCACGAGCGACGGCATCGTCGCCGAGGGCGGCGAGCGGATCGGCGAGGCGACCAACAACCAGGCGGAGTATCGCGCCCTCATCAGGGCGCTCGAGGCGGCCCGGGACTACGGGTTCGACGAGGTCGACGTCCGCGGGGATTCCGAACTCATCGTCAAACAGGTCCGGGGGGAGTGGGACGCGAACGATCCGAGGCTGCGCGAACTTCGGGTCAGGGTTCGCGAACTCCTGTCGTCGTTCGATCGGTGGTCGATCGCACACGTTCCACGTGAAATAAACGACCGCGCCGACGAACTGGCGAACGAGGCGCTCGATGACTGA
- a CDS encoding DUF7108 family protein: MTDAESNGNDGGSAEKLPEATVDEVERLTRLARRASDDDEAALYRRERDRLLQEYGFAPRYRESDDTLVCYPSEWMADGTAQLDRIEDPDRASEITLSGPGDPDRYDEVETHNAEIVEAVADQYGAVHGANARAFADFMGNHYVKRVDRATADEIAEFREEYFPRNAWPSDEQRDRIAQSLSYVFEAADGSLPPGTQLSEELE; encoded by the coding sequence ATGACTGACGCGGAATCGAACGGAAACGACGGAGGCTCGGCCGAGAAACTTCCCGAGGCGACCGTCGACGAGGTAGAACGGCTCACTCGCCTCGCCAGACGGGCGTCCGACGACGACGAGGCCGCCCTCTACCGTCGTGAACGAGATCGACTCCTCCAGGAGTACGGGTTCGCGCCGCGATATCGCGAGAGTGACGACACGCTCGTCTGTTACCCGAGCGAGTGGATGGCGGACGGCACCGCCCAACTGGACCGGATCGAGGATCCGGATCGGGCCAGCGAAATAACGCTTTCCGGACCGGGAGATCCCGATCGCTACGACGAGGTGGAGACACACAACGCCGAGATCGTCGAAGCGGTGGCCGACCAGTACGGCGCCGTCCACGGGGCGAACGCCCGCGCGTTCGCCGACTTCATGGGGAACCACTACGTCAAGCGGGTCGATCGGGCGACGGCAGACGAGATCGCGGAGTTCAGAGAGGAATACTTCCCCAGAAACGCCTGGCCGAGCGACGAACAGCGCGATCGGATCGCCCAGTCGCTTTCGTACGTGTTCGAGGCCGCCGACGGGTCGCTTCCTCCGGGGACACAGCTCTCGGAGGAATTGGAGTGA
- a CDS encoding preprotein translocase subunit TatA, protein MVLQVPGGPELLIVLLMLAFFGAFVGVAVIVAVFLLRRGTENSSTAETDAELRAKLEEQDRRIDELESELDAERNERGRTDSES, encoded by the coding sequence ATGGTGCTCCAGGTTCCCGGCGGACCGGAACTACTCATCGTCCTGCTCATGCTCGCCTTTTTCGGCGCCTTCGTTGGAGTCGCAGTTATCGTCGCCGTGTTCCTCCTGCGCCGTGGGACAGAGAACAGTTCGACGGCCGAGACGGACGCGGAACTGCGGGCGAAACTCGAGGAACAGGACCGACGAATCGACGAACTCGAGTCGGAACTCGACGCAGAACGGAACGAACGAGGGCGAACTGATAGCGAGTCGTGA
- the nreA gene encoding DNA repair protein NreA, whose protein sequence is MRLDEYLDLEVNERARRRQLAEEKSYDILDHLETFQDRFEETVSGDAVVGSVSPSVFVGRTNYPRVSTGILSPVGREEEAARFETSAEWYDEDISIEGVFQRRTSLLNSTNRVDVTEGATGFGNRTAAGDGDGCGSVYDAWDGFLGTQREVAIADRPVGVEIGLEDRPDLDFDVNDADVSTPTGPRAPADSADLTENPHVPRPVQKTLEDDDWRATGAMNYLYRRGFDVYEINTILSAGALGERENRRLVPTRWSITAVDDTVGQFLRGTIRNTQSIDTVEVHRNDYLGNAFWIVLAPGNWEFELVEMKAPGSIWNPDPEAGVWLAADAEGRDGRTGYVEETAGAYYAARLAVLEHLQDRNRQAKALVLRHVSDDYWGPVGVWQVRETVRNAFDDEPGETETFGEAIREITPHLPVSLADLRRKSRLCAGLQTSLADFGSQRS, encoded by the coding sequence ATGCGGCTGGACGAGTATCTCGACCTCGAGGTGAACGAGCGGGCCCGCCGGCGACAGCTCGCCGAGGAGAAGTCCTACGACATCCTCGATCACCTCGAAACGTTCCAGGACCGCTTCGAGGAGACGGTCTCGGGTGACGCCGTCGTCGGGAGCGTCTCGCCGTCCGTCTTCGTCGGCCGAACGAACTACCCGCGGGTGTCGACTGGAATCCTCTCTCCGGTCGGCCGCGAGGAGGAGGCCGCCCGGTTCGAGACCAGCGCCGAGTGGTACGACGAAGACATCTCGATCGAGGGGGTATTCCAGCGCCGGACGAGTCTCCTCAACTCCACGAATCGTGTCGACGTCACCGAGGGTGCCACCGGATTCGGGAACCGAACCGCCGCCGGGGATGGAGATGGGTGCGGGTCCGTCTACGACGCCTGGGACGGCTTTCTCGGCACCCAGCGGGAGGTCGCGATCGCCGACCGACCCGTCGGAGTCGAGATCGGCCTCGAGGACCGGCCCGATCTCGATTTCGACGTGAACGACGCCGACGTGTCGACGCCGACCGGACCGCGGGCGCCCGCCGACAGCGCGGACCTCACGGAGAACCCGCACGTCCCCCGGCCGGTTCAAAAAACTCTCGAGGACGACGACTGGCGGGCGACCGGCGCGATGAACTACCTCTATCGCCGGGGGTTCGACGTCTACGAAATAAACACGATCCTGTCGGCAGGCGCGCTCGGCGAGCGGGAGAACCGCCGGCTGGTTCCGACGCGGTGGTCGATCACCGCCGTCGACGACACCGTCGGGCAGTTCCTTCGGGGGACGATCCGGAACACACAGAGTATCGACACCGTGGAAGTCCACCGAAACGACTATCTCGGAAACGCCTTCTGGATCGTTCTCGCGCCGGGGAACTGGGAATTCGAACTCGTGGAAATGAAAGCGCCGGGATCGATCTGGAACCCGGATCCCGAGGCCGGCGTCTGGCTCGCTGCCGACGCCGAAGGCCGGGACGGTCGAACGGGATACGTCGAAGAGACCGCCGGCGCCTACTACGCCGCCCGACTGGCAGTTCTCGAACACCTCCAGGATCGGAATCGTCAGGCCAAGGCGCTCGTGCTCAGACACGTCTCCGACGACTACTGGGGGCCAGTCGGCGTCTGGCAAGTCCGGGAGACGGTTCGGAACGCGTTCGACGACGAGCCTGGGGAAACCGAGACGTTCGGCGAGGCAATCCGGGAAATCACACCCCACCTCCCGGTTTCCCTCGCAGATCTCCGCCGGAAATCGAGACTGTGTGCCGGATTACAGACGTCGCTGGCGGATTTCGGATCGCAACGGTCGTGA
- a CDS encoding PadR family transcriptional regulator, whose protein sequence is MSEAQTVEDEVGVVRDLTAFQQNILTILAKEPMYGLAIKRELEAYYGTEVNHGRLYPNLDDLVELGLIEKSELDKRTNQYELTRAGQDAVLSQLEWVFEKFVTDEERAGEIEALVDEQL, encoded by the coding sequence ATGTCAGAGGCACAAACAGTTGAGGACGAAGTAGGCGTGGTGCGTGACCTCACGGCGTTCCAGCAGAACATACTGACCATCCTGGCGAAGGAACCGATGTACGGGCTCGCGATCAAGCGGGAACTCGAGGCATACTACGGGACGGAAGTCAACCACGGGCGGCTGTACCCCAACCTCGACGACCTCGTCGAACTCGGCCTGATCGAAAAGAGCGAACTCGACAAACGAACCAACCAGTACGAGCTCACCCGTGCGGGGCAGGACGCCGTGTTGAGCCAGCTCGAGTGGGTCTTCGAGAAGTTCGTCACCGACGAGGAGCGCGCCGGGGAGATCGAAGCGCTCGTCGACGAACAGCTGTAG